A region of Mesorhizobium sp. M3A.F.Ca.ET.080.04.2.1 DNA encodes the following proteins:
- a CDS encoding LuxR C-terminal-related transcriptional regulator, producing the protein MGFAVLEQNEIVERIYEAAAVPELWGGRGVLDVLASVSACTDGVIFTVDKQGAVRWMANDSAAPKMEVYSRDNWVAKNPYMETPERIARFREPRFLLDTEVMSVEEMQVTQYYQGFMRPLGMYWHAATTIEGPTNDVVRMSVHRGYDAGPLNPDVAHRLTALRPHLARATLLTARLRFEQVRAAVDAFDLIGLPTAAIKRGRVTLSNKGFGKLVPGVLQDRAARLTFLQASADERWSRLLETGAVARGGTFPIGPSKEFPTMVAHAIPMVGASRDIFSAADQLLVIAPTEAMVGLDPKILEGLFDLTAAEAAVARDLVNGKTIGDIAEARGVSQNTVRVQVKAIFEKTGIHRQADLIRMLLSVRSPFSGAELLAR; encoded by the coding sequence GTGGGTTTTGCCGTGCTTGAACAAAACGAAATTGTTGAACGTATCTACGAAGCCGCCGCTGTTCCGGAGCTGTGGGGCGGACGGGGTGTTCTCGACGTGCTGGCCTCCGTCAGCGCATGCACGGACGGGGTGATCTTTACAGTTGACAAACAGGGAGCTGTCCGCTGGATGGCGAATGACTCAGCTGCCCCAAAGATGGAAGTCTATTCGCGAGACAACTGGGTGGCGAAAAACCCCTACATGGAGACACCGGAGCGCATCGCACGCTTCCGTGAGCCTCGATTCCTCCTCGACACTGAAGTGATGTCGGTCGAAGAGATGCAGGTGACTCAGTATTACCAGGGGTTCATGCGGCCACTCGGAATGTACTGGCATGCAGCGACTACTATCGAAGGGCCCACGAATGACGTTGTCAGAATGTCTGTTCACCGTGGCTATGACGCTGGCCCGCTGAACCCGGATGTAGCGCACCGCCTGACCGCGCTCCGCCCGCACCTGGCCAGGGCAACCCTGCTGACAGCGCGCTTGCGATTTGAACAAGTACGAGCGGCTGTGGATGCTTTCGATCTGATTGGCTTGCCGACGGCAGCGATCAAACGCGGACGCGTGACTCTGTCTAACAAGGGATTCGGAAAATTGGTGCCGGGTGTCTTACAGGATCGGGCGGCGCGCCTGACATTCCTGCAGGCTTCTGCCGACGAACGCTGGAGCAGATTGCTTGAAACAGGCGCTGTCGCTCGCGGAGGTACCTTTCCCATTGGCCCGTCGAAGGAATTTCCGACGATGGTTGCACATGCGATACCGATGGTCGGTGCCAGCCGCGACATCTTCAGTGCCGCCGACCAGTTGCTGGTCATCGCTCCGACTGAAGCCATGGTCGGCTTAGACCCGAAAATTCTGGAGGGCCTGTTCGACTTGACGGCAGCGGAAGCGGCCGTGGCCCGCGACCTGGTGAACGGTAAGACGATCGGAGACATCGCCGAAGCGCGAGGGGTTTCCCAGAATACCGTTCGCGTTCAGGTCAAGGCTATCTTCGAGAAAACAGGCATTCATCGCCAAGCCGACCTTATCCGTATGCTTTTAAGCGTCCGCAGTCCGTTTTCGGGTGCCGAACTGCTTGCTCGCTGA
- a CDS encoding helix-turn-helix transcriptional regulator codes for MSARVDFAAIGAAFSQAAVDPTRWNSAMEVAQRATGSAGALLFNIRGHLPGIPHSSSMESSFDVYVRDGWINRDERYRLAPFLVRNGVSSEFDLLTPEQIAKHPYYQEFLAPLGLRWCALVKVAAGDDLWSLSLQRTIEQGPFLPEEIQQLAELSSRLGSVAALARALGFARAEGALDAFSTSGTAAVMLDQRGQVLGVNSTADQLMGRDLQITSGRLTSRDRNATDALDRALQALLWRQAVPATTRPIPLPRTKGRPLFAYLLRLSGVTYNALAPCQAVVVIVDPEQSSQPPEVAFQACFGLTPAEAKLARELSSGEELAIAADRLGVCYETARSRLKAIFAKTGTHRQPELVALFSHLLQGSAHPPAFRGKRILQQKAYHAANRGLANEPA; via the coding sequence GTGAGCGCACGAGTCGATTTTGCTGCGATCGGCGCGGCCTTCTCCCAGGCTGCCGTTGATCCGACGCGTTGGAACAGCGCGATGGAAGTGGCCCAAAGGGCCACGGGAAGCGCGGGCGCGTTGCTCTTCAACATACGGGGGCATCTGCCAGGAATTCCGCACAGCAGCTCGATGGAATCGTCTTTTGACGTCTACGTCCGGGACGGGTGGATCAATCGCGATGAGAGATATCGTCTAGCCCCATTCCTCGTACGGAACGGCGTCAGTTCCGAATTCGATCTGCTTACACCTGAACAAATCGCAAAGCATCCATATTATCAGGAATTTCTCGCACCTTTAGGCTTGAGATGGTGCGCGCTGGTGAAGGTTGCCGCAGGAGATGACCTTTGGTCACTGTCACTACAGAGGACAATTGAGCAGGGTCCGTTTCTGCCAGAGGAAATCCAGCAGCTGGCCGAGCTCTCCAGCAGATTGGGATCGGTGGCCGCCTTGGCTCGAGCACTTGGCTTTGCACGGGCTGAAGGGGCTCTGGACGCGTTCAGCACCAGCGGTACCGCAGCGGTGATGCTCGATCAGCGTGGGCAGGTTCTGGGTGTCAACAGCACCGCGGATCAATTGATGGGAAGGGATCTTCAGATCACAAGCGGTCGTCTCACATCCAGAGACAGAAATGCGACAGACGCCTTGGATCGCGCGTTGCAGGCCCTGCTCTGGCGGCAAGCGGTGCCAGCGACAACGCGCCCGATACCATTGCCAAGAACCAAGGGGCGTCCGCTCTTTGCTTATCTCCTGCGACTTTCTGGCGTGACTTATAACGCGCTTGCGCCATGTCAGGCGGTTGTCGTCATCGTGGATCCTGAGCAGTCATCCCAACCGCCGGAAGTCGCATTCCAGGCATGTTTCGGGCTTACTCCCGCCGAAGCAAAACTCGCCCGAGAACTCTCATCGGGCGAAGAGCTGGCAATCGCGGCCGACCGATTAGGCGTCTGCTACGAGACGGCGCGCAGCCGGCTCAAGGCCATCTTCGCCAAAACTGGGACGCATCGGCAGCCCGAGCTTGTGGCCCTGTTTTCGCATCTACTCCAAGGCAGCGCGCATCCTCCGGCGTTCAGGGGCAAGCGAATACTTCAGCAGAAGGCGTATCATGCTGCCAATCGAGGATTGGCCAATGAGCCGGCATGA
- a CDS encoding helix-turn-helix transcriptional regulator, whose protein sequence is MLEESKSIERIYEAAAVPELWGGRGVLDMLASVGTCTDGVIIAVDKKKTLRWTANDSATPKLEVYFRENWVVKNPYLETAERIARFSVPKFVMDTEVMSAEEMQASGYYQGFMRPQGMYWHAGTSIDGPTGDVIKVSVHRSYDSGPLDRDATRRLSVLRPHIARAVLLTARLRFQQVQAAVDAFDLIALPAAGIKQGRLILSNEAFDRLVPGVLQDRNSRVTFVQPSANTRWRELLETGAVAHGGTFPIGPSTEHPTMIAHVVPMVGASRDIFSAADQLLIIAATERAGGLDPKILEGLFDLTAAEAAVARDLVNGKTIADIAEARQVSKNTVRVQVKSVFEKTGVHRQADLVRMLLNIRNPALLGGER, encoded by the coding sequence GTGCTTGAAGAAAGTAAGAGCATCGAACGCATTTATGAAGCCGCCGCTGTTCCGGAGCTTTGGGGTGGACGGGGCGTTCTCGACATGCTGGCCTCCGTGGGAACCTGCACGGACGGGGTGATAATTGCTGTCGACAAGAAGAAGACCCTGCGCTGGACTGCGAACGACTCGGCCACGCCCAAGTTGGAGGTCTACTTTCGGGAAAACTGGGTCGTCAAGAACCCTTACCTGGAAACGGCGGAGCGTATCGCGCGCTTCAGTGTACCTAAATTCGTCATGGACACTGAGGTAATGTCCGCCGAGGAAATGCAGGCGAGCGGATACTATCAAGGATTCATGCGTCCGCAGGGTATGTATTGGCATGCCGGCACATCCATCGACGGGCCGACCGGCGATGTTATTAAAGTGTCTGTCCATCGAAGCTATGATTCAGGTCCGCTGGACCGAGATGCTACACGCCGTTTGTCGGTGTTGCGCCCACACATAGCCAGGGCGGTCTTGCTGACGGCGCGCCTGCGGTTCCAGCAAGTGCAAGCGGCGGTCGACGCTTTCGACCTGATCGCCTTGCCGGCTGCGGGAATCAAACAAGGGCGTCTCATCCTGTCCAACGAAGCCTTCGATAGATTGGTACCCGGGGTTCTCCAGGACCGGAACTCGCGCGTGACATTCGTGCAACCCTCCGCTAATACGCGCTGGAGAGAACTGCTTGAAACAGGCGCAGTTGCTCACGGGGGAACGTTCCCCATCGGTCCTTCGACGGAGCACCCGACGATGATTGCGCACGTGGTGCCCATGGTAGGTGCCAGTCGCGACATTTTCAGCGCGGCCGACCAGCTACTGATCATTGCTGCGACTGAACGGGCTGGCGGGCTGGACCCTAAGATCCTGGAAGGATTGTTCGACCTGACGGCGGCCGAAGCAGCCGTAGCCCGCGACCTGGTAAACGGCAAAACGATTGCGGACATAGCCGAAGCGCGGCAGGTTTCCAAGAACACCGTTCGCGTTCAGGTCAAGTCAGTATTTGAAAAGACTGGCGTTCACCGCCAAGCCGACTTGGTTCGCATGCTTTTGAACATCCGCAACCCCGCCTTGTTAGGGGGTGAACGATAG